The following are from one region of the Hydrogenimonas sp. SS33 genome:
- a CDS encoding 4Fe-4S dicluster-binding protein → MKYLGWDELLPGAILFSFDEELDKDASYILPEERPYAETNSHEAYVGDWRVLKPVYNRDLCIDCQFCWIYCPDVSIISRDKKMIGVDYDHCKGCGICVEVCPTNPKSLLMFEERIPNEEALAQWPEKE, encoded by the coding sequence ATGAAATATCTTGGATGGGACGAACTGCTTCCCGGAGCGATCCTCTTTTCGTTCGACGAAGAGCTCGACAAAGATGCCAGCTACATTCTGCCCGAAGAGCGGCCCTATGCGGAGACCAACTCCCACGAAGCCTATGTCGGCGACTGGCGCGTACTCAAGCCGGTCTACAACCGGGACCTCTGCATCGATTGCCAGTTCTGCTGGATCTACTGCCCCGATGTCTCCATCATCTCCCGTGACAAGAAGATGATCGGCGTCGACTACGACCACTGCAAAGGGTGCGGTATCTGCGTGGAAGTGTGCCCGACCAACCCCAAATCGCTCCTGATGTTCGAGGAGCGTATTCCCAATGAAGAAGCTCTGGCCCAGTGGCCCGAGAAAGAATGA
- a CDS encoding pyruvate flavodoxin oxidoreductase subunit gamma, translating to MLEIRWHSRAGQGAVTGAKGLGDVVARTGKYVQAFAFYGSAKRGAAMTAYNRIDDEEILNHQKFMHPDYVLVIDPALTYTADITANEKETTKYIITTHLSKEELIESQPKLKGKEVYVVDCMQISLDTIGRAIPNTPMLGALMKVSGMFDLDYFQNAMKSVLAKFPQKIIDANMAAIERAYNSVK from the coding sequence ATGTTGGAAATTCGCTGGCACTCGCGTGCGGGGCAGGGGGCGGTTACAGGCGCCAAGGGCCTGGGAGACGTCGTTGCCCGGACAGGAAAGTATGTGCAGGCATTCGCCTTCTACGGATCGGCGAAGCGTGGCGCGGCGATGACCGCCTACAACCGTATCGACGATGAAGAGATTCTGAACCATCAGAAGTTCATGCATCCAGACTATGTCCTCGTCATCGACCCGGCGCTGACCTACACCGCCGACATCACGGCGAACGAGAAAGAGACGACCAAATATATCATCACGACCCACCTGAGCAAAGAGGAGCTCATCGAGAGCCAGCCCAAACTGAAGGGAAAAGAGGTTTATGTCGTCGACTGTATGCAGATCTCTCTCGACACGATCGGACGGGCCATTCCCAACACGCCGATGCTGGGAGCTCTGATGAAGGTTTCGGGAATGTTCGATCTGGACTATTTCCAGAATGCGATGAAGAGCGTTCTCGCGAAATTCCCCCAGAAGATTATCGATGCGAACATGGCGGCGATCGAGCGCGCCTACAATTCAGTGAAGTGA
- a CDS encoding 2-oxoacid:ferredoxin oxidoreductase subunit alpha, protein MAEKMELNEVEVWDGNMAASQALRQAQIDVVAAYPITPSTPVVQNYGSFLANGYVDGEFVMVESEHAAMSGCVGAAAAGGRVATATSSQGFALMVEVLYQASGMRLPIVLVVVNRALAAPLNVNGDHSDMYLGRDSGWIQLDAYNAQEAYDLTLMAFRIGEDVDIRLPVMVHQDGFITSHTAENVRPLSDDEAYAFIGEYPMVNAMLDLAKPVTYGVQTEEDWHFEHKARQHHDLMTKVFGKVEEVFDAFEKKTGRKYNIVEEYFMDDADVAIVALGTTVDTAAYVAEKLRKEGIKAGVVSPRLIRPWPHAQMMEALKGVKAVACLDRSSPNGAMGMLYNEVAATMYQSDSKPVITNYVYGLGGRDFTVEHAENIYKELAANAEAGKPTTPLQQFIGLRGPKLSFY, encoded by the coding sequence ATGGCTGAAAAAATGGAATTGAACGAAGTAGAGGTTTGGGACGGCAACATGGCGGCCAGCCAGGCGCTGCGCCAGGCCCAGATCGATGTCGTGGCGGCCTACCCCATTACCCCCTCGACCCCGGTCGTGCAGAATTACGGCTCTTTCCTCGCCAACGGTTATGTCGACGGTGAGTTTGTTATGGTCGAGAGCGAGCATGCGGCGATGTCCGGTTGTGTCGGCGCCGCGGCGGCTGGCGGCCGTGTCGCCACGGCGACAAGCTCCCAGGGGTTCGCCCTGATGGTAGAGGTGCTCTACCAGGCCAGCGGTATGCGCCTGCCTATCGTACTGGTCGTCGTCAACCGTGCACTGGCGGCGCCGTTGAACGTCAACGGCGACCACTCCGACATGTATCTGGGGCGCGACAGCGGCTGGATCCAGCTCGATGCCTACAATGCCCAGGAGGCCTATGACCTGACACTCATGGCATTCCGCATCGGCGAAGATGTGGATATACGCCTGCCCGTCATGGTCCATCAGGACGGATTCATCACCTCCCACACCGCAGAGAATGTCCGGCCTCTCAGTGACGACGAAGCCTACGCATTCATCGGCGAATATCCGATGGTCAACGCGATGCTCGACCTGGCCAAACCCGTCACCTACGGGGTCCAGACCGAAGAGGATTGGCACTTCGAGCACAAGGCGCGCCAGCACCATGACCTGATGACCAAAGTCTTCGGCAAGGTCGAAGAGGTTTTCGATGCCTTCGAAAAGAAGACGGGGCGTAAATACAATATCGTCGAAGAGTATTTCATGGACGATGCCGACGTGGCGATCGTCGCATTGGGAACCACCGTCGACACGGCCGCCTATGTGGCGGAGAAACTGCGCAAAGAGGGAATCAAAGCGGGTGTCGTCTCTCCCCGGCTCATCCGCCCCTGGCCCCATGCGCAGATGATGGAGGCCCTCAAGGGTGTCAAAGCGGTGGCCTGTCTGGACCGCAGCAGCCCCAACGGCGCCATGGGAATGCTCTACAACGAAGTGGCGGCGACGATGTACCAGAGCGACAGCAAACCGGTCATCACCAACTATGTCTACGGTCTCGGCGGCCGGGACTTTACGGTCGAACACGCCGAAAATATCTACAAAGAGCTGGCGGCCAACGCGGAAGCCGGCAAACCGACAACACCACTGCAGCAGTTCATCGGCCTTCGCGGACCGAAACTGTCGTTTTATTGA
- a CDS encoding thiamine pyrophosphate-dependent enzyme, with protein MSEIKKIKNLKEFSTSADRFEGANLLCPGCAHSIIVREVLNATHDPLILAASTGCLEVCTAVYPYTSWDNSWIHIGFENGSTAIAGAEAMYKARKRKGKLPKSCEGKTPKFVAFGGDGATYDIGFQWISGCFERGHDMMYVCLDNEVYANTGGQRSSSTPIGASTTTAPAGRVSYGEKMMKKDIVGIMAAHGAPYVAQVAPNKWKDMVKKIQKGFETEGPVFINAMSACTTEWKFAPDDTIAISDLATDSLVFPLYEIENGTKLRITYRPKNKVPVRDYLGAQGRFKHLFKPQYEYLIDEWQKMVDERWEYLQRREEASV; from the coding sequence ATGAGTGAAATCAAAAAAATCAAAAACCTGAAAGAGTTTTCCACTTCCGCGGACCGATTCGAAGGGGCGAACCTTCTCTGTCCCGGATGTGCGCACTCGATCATCGTCCGCGAAGTTTTGAATGCGACCCACGATCCGCTGATTCTGGCGGCTTCCACCGGATGTCTGGAAGTGTGTACGGCGGTCTACCCCTACACCTCATGGGACAACAGCTGGATCCACATCGGTTTCGAGAACGGCTCCACCGCCATCGCCGGCGCGGAGGCGATGTACAAAGCCCGCAAGCGCAAAGGAAAATTGCCTAAATCTTGCGAGGGAAAAACTCCCAAATTCGTCGCCTTCGGTGGCGACGGTGCAACCTATGACATCGGCTTCCAGTGGATTTCCGGCTGTTTCGAGCGGGGCCACGACATGATGTACGTCTGTCTCGACAACGAAGTCTACGCCAACACGGGCGGCCAGCGCTCCTCCTCCACGCCCATCGGCGCCAGTACCACGACGGCTCCGGCCGGACGTGTCAGCTACGGTGAAAAGATGATGAAAAAGGATATCGTCGGCATCATGGCGGCTCACGGTGCCCCCTATGTCGCCCAGGTCGCTCCCAACAAGTGGAAAGATATGGTCAAGAAGATCCAGAAAGGGTTCGAAACAGAAGGCCCTGTCTTCATCAACGCCATGAGCGCCTGTACGACCGAGTGGAAGTTCGCGCCGGACGATACCATCGCCATCTCCGACCTGGCGACCGACTCGCTGGTCTTCCCTCTCTACGAGATCGAAAACGGTACGAAGCTGCGCATCACCTACCGCCCCAAAAACAAGGTGCCGGTACGCGACTACCTGGGAGCCCAGGGCCGCTTCAAGCACCTCTTCAAGCCCCAGTACGAATATCTCATCGACGAGTGGCAGAAGATGGTCGACGAGCGGTGGGAATACCTCCAGCGCCGCGAAGAAGCGAGCGTTTAA